One stretch of Streptomyces peucetius DNA includes these proteins:
- a CDS encoding PAS domain-containing sensor histidine kinase: protein MNDLVRQHTALSESDLEWLHLLVSEWQLLSDLSFADLVLWVPTRDGTRYVSVAQMRPNTGPTSYQDDMVGHLVPRGRRPLLDAALDEGRIVREGDPEWREEVPVRVESIPVRREGRVLGVIARNTNLLTVRTPSRLELTYLQSASDLAQMIAAGTFPFPDEQVEMDSSPRAGDGLIRLDADGIVQYASPNGLSAYHRLGLASDLVGQHLGQLTAELAPSRGPVDEALAKIASGYAPRETEVEGNGGVIQLRAIPLKPKGVRIGSLVLLRDVTELRRRERELITKDATIREIHHRVKNNLQTVAALLRLQSRRMDSVRGRDALNEAVRRVGSIAIVHETLSQNLDERVEFDDIADRVIAMVAEISPGKVDCRRTGRFGILDAEVATPLSMVLTEVLQNALEHGFAQGEQGSVEVAAVRGENRAQGSRLLITVQDDGAGLPEGFDPQRAGNLGLQIVRTLVEGELGGTFDMLPVPEPGRGTRVVLDVPVPDKR from the coding sequence ATGAACGATCTCGTCCGCCAGCACACCGCTCTGAGTGAGTCCGACCTCGAGTGGCTCCACCTGCTGGTGTCGGAGTGGCAGCTGCTCTCCGACCTCTCCTTCGCCGACCTGGTGCTGTGGGTCCCCACCCGCGACGGCACGCGGTACGTCTCCGTCGCCCAGATGCGTCCCAACACGGGCCCCACCTCGTACCAGGACGACATGGTCGGCCACCTGGTCCCGCGGGGCCGGCGCCCGCTGCTGGACGCCGCACTGGACGAGGGCCGCATCGTGCGCGAGGGCGACCCCGAGTGGCGCGAGGAGGTGCCGGTACGGGTCGAGTCCATCCCCGTACGCCGTGAGGGCCGCGTTCTCGGCGTCATCGCGCGCAACACCAATCTGCTCACCGTCCGGACCCCGTCACGGCTCGAGCTCACCTATCTCCAGTCCGCCTCCGACCTGGCGCAGATGATCGCTGCCGGAACGTTTCCCTTCCCCGACGAGCAGGTCGAGATGGACTCCTCCCCGCGCGCCGGGGACGGTCTCATCCGCCTCGACGCGGACGGCATCGTCCAGTACGCCAGCCCCAACGGCCTCTCCGCGTACCACCGGCTCGGCCTCGCCTCCGACCTCGTCGGCCAGCACCTGGGCCAGCTCACCGCCGAGCTCGCGCCCTCCCGCGGTCCGGTCGACGAAGCCCTGGCCAAGATCGCCAGCGGCTACGCCCCCCGCGAGACGGAGGTCGAGGGCAACGGCGGCGTCATCCAGCTGCGGGCGATCCCGCTCAAGCCCAAGGGCGTCCGGATCGGCTCGCTGGTGCTGCTGCGGGACGTGACCGAACTGCGCCGCCGCGAACGCGAGTTGATCACCAAGGACGCGACCATCCGGGAGATCCACCACCGGGTGAAGAACAACCTCCAGACGGTTGCCGCGCTGTTGCGCCTCCAGTCGCGCCGGATGGATTCCGTACGCGGCCGTGACGCCCTCAACGAGGCGGTGCGGCGCGTCGGTTCCATCGCGATCGTGCACGAGACGCTGTCCCAGAATCTGGACGAGCGTGTGGAGTTCGACGACATCGCGGACCGGGTGATCGCGATGGTGGCGGAGATCTCACCGGGAAAGGTCGACTGCCGGCGCACGGGCCGCTTCGGCATCCTGGACGCGGAGGTCGCCACACCCCTGTCCATGGTGCTCACCGAGGTGCTGCAGAACGCCCTGGAGCACGGCTTCGCGCAGGGGGAGCAGGGCTCGGTGGAGGTCGCGGCGGTCCGCGGCGAGAACCGCGCCCAGGGCTCCCGGCTGCTGATCACCGTCCAGGACGACGGGGCGGGTCTGCCGGAGGGCTTCGACCCGCAGCGGGCCGGGAATCTGGGGCTGCAGATCGTCCGGACCCTGGTCGAGGGGGAGCTGGGCGGCACCTTCGACATGCTTCCGGTCCCCGAGCCCGGGCGTGGCACCCGGGTCGTGCTGGACGTCCCCGTACCCGACAAGCGCTGA
- a CDS encoding WhiB family transcriptional regulator: MDWRHNAVCREEDPELFFPIGNTGPALLQIEEAKAVCRRCPVMEQCLQWALESGQDSGVWGGLSEDERRAMKRRAARNRARNASA; this comes from the coding sequence ATGGACTGGCGTCACAACGCCGTTTGCCGCGAGGAAGACCCCGAGCTGTTCTTCCCCATCGGCAACACCGGTCCTGCGCTGCTGCAGATCGAGGAAGCCAAGGCCGTCTGCCGTCGCTGCCCCGTCATGGAGCAGTGCCTGCAGTGGGCGCTCGAGTCCGGCCAGGACTCCGGCGTCTGGGGTGGCCTCAGCGAGGACGAGCGCCGCGCGATGAAGCGCCGCGCCGCCCGCAACCGGGCGCGTAACGCCAGCGCCTGA
- a CDS encoding diacylglycerol/lipid kinase family protein: MRALLVVNPAATTTSARTRDVLIHALASEMKLEAVTTEYRGHARDLGRRAAESSDIDLVVALGGDGTVNEVVNGLLHNGPDPDHLPRLAVVPGGSTNVFARALGLPNDAVEATGAILDALRDRTEQTVGLGLAAGVPGTEDEGVPPRWFTFCAGLGFDAGVVGRVEQHRERGKRSTHSLYVRQVLRQFFDDPHRRHGTITLERPGADPVAGLVLSIVCNTSPWTYLGNRPVYASPKASFDTALDVLGLSKLSTPAVARYGTQLLTSGPERGPRGKHALTLHDQTDFTLHSKVPLPFQMDGDHLGLRTSVAFTGVRRALRVIV, encoded by the coding sequence ATGCGCGCACTTCTCGTGGTCAATCCGGCAGCAACCACCACCAGTGCCCGCACGCGCGACGTACTGATCCACGCGCTCGCCAGCGAGATGAAACTCGAGGCGGTCACCACGGAGTACCGCGGCCACGCCCGCGACCTCGGCCGCCGCGCCGCCGAGTCCAGTGACATCGACCTCGTCGTCGCCCTCGGTGGCGACGGCACCGTCAACGAGGTCGTGAACGGGCTGCTCCACAACGGCCCCGACCCCGACCATCTCCCCCGCCTCGCCGTCGTCCCCGGCGGCTCGACGAACGTGTTCGCCCGCGCCCTCGGTCTGCCGAACGACGCCGTCGAAGCGACCGGCGCGATCCTGGACGCGCTGCGCGACCGGACCGAGCAGACGGTCGGCCTCGGTCTCGCGGCCGGCGTTCCCGGGACCGAGGACGAGGGTGTGCCGCCGCGCTGGTTCACCTTCTGCGCCGGGCTCGGCTTCGACGCCGGCGTGGTCGGCCGGGTCGAACAGCATCGCGAACGCGGCAAGCGCTCGACCCACTCGCTCTACGTCCGGCAGGTACTGCGCCAGTTCTTCGACGACCCGCACCGCCGGCACGGCACGATCACCCTGGAACGGCCCGGCGCGGACCCCGTGGCGGGCCTGGTGCTGTCCATAGTCTGCAACACCTCCCCCTGGACCTACCTGGGCAATCGCCCGGTGTACGCGTCCCCGAAGGCCTCCTTCGACACGGCTCTCGACGTGCTCGGACTGTCGAAGCTGTCGACCCCCGCCGTGGCCCGTTACGGGACCCAGCTGCTGACTTCCGGCCCGGAGCGCGGGCCGCGCGGAAAGCACGCACTCACACTTCATGACCAGACCGACTTCACCTTGCATTCAAAGGTGCCGCTGCCCTTCCAGATGGACGGTGACCACCTCGGGCTGCGTACCAGCGTGGCGTTCACAGGCGTACGCCGTGCACTGCGTGTGATTGTGTGA